In the Flagellimonas sp. HMM57 genome, one interval contains:
- the nadD gene encoding nicotinate (nicotinamide) nucleotide adenylyltransferase — protein MKQVGLYFGTFNPIHVGHLAIANHMVEFSELDEIWFIITPQSPFKTKQSLLENHHRYQMVFEAVQDYPKLKPSKIEFDLPQPNYTITTLAHLDENYGEGHSFSLIMGEDNLKSFHKWKNYEAILEHYSIYVYPRVSEGTIEHRFKGHPKITAIKAPIMEISSTFIRKEHKNGKNIRPLLPDAVWRYMDEMNFYR, from the coding sequence ATGAAGCAAGTAGGACTCTACTTTGGTACTTTTAACCCCATACATGTTGGACATTTGGCCATTGCCAATCATATGGTCGAATTTTCCGAATTGGATGAGATTTGGTTCATCATCACCCCGCAAAGCCCCTTTAAAACAAAACAATCCCTATTGGAAAACCACCATCGGTATCAAATGGTTTTTGAAGCGGTACAAGACTATCCAAAATTGAAACCGAGCAAGATAGAGTTTGACCTACCACAGCCCAATTATACCATTACAACTTTGGCACATTTGGATGAGAATTATGGCGAGGGCCATAGCTTTTCACTTATCATGGGCGAGGATAACCTAAAGAGCTTTCATAAATGGAAAAATTATGAAGCCATTTTAGAACATTATTCAATCTACGTGTATCCCAGAGTATCTGAAGGAACCATAGAACATAGGTTTAAAGGACATCCAAAGATTACGGCCATAAAAGCTCCTATAATGGAGATTTCCTCTACGTTCATTCGAAAAGAACATAAAAACGGGAAAAACATCAGGCCATTACTACCTGATGCTGTTTGGCGGTACATGGATGAGATGAATTTTTACAGGTAA
- the gmk gene encoding guanylate kinase codes for MKKGGKLLIFSAPSGSGKTTIVKYLLEQPELNLAFSVSATSRPRRGKEKHGINYYFMSISEFKNHIKNEDFLEWEEVYRDNFYGTLKSEVERLWSEGKNVIFDIDVVGGLRIKKKFPKETLAVFVKPPSVDELKIRLKKRSTESDDKINMRVAKASVELATAPQFDEIIKNYDLDIALKEAHKLVSDFVGAEITTSDED; via the coding sequence ATGAAGAAAGGTGGAAAACTTCTCATTTTTTCGGCACCTTCGGGCAGTGGAAAAACCACAATAGTCAAATATTTATTGGAACAACCAGAGCTTAATTTGGCGTTCTCCGTTTCGGCAACATCACGCCCAAGGAGAGGTAAGGAGAAGCACGGTATCAATTATTATTTTATGTCGATATCCGAATTTAAAAATCACATTAAAAATGAAGATTTTTTAGAATGGGAGGAAGTCTACCGCGATAACTTCTATGGTACGCTAAAGAGTGAGGTGGAACGTCTATGGTCCGAGGGCAAGAATGTAATTTTTGATATCGATGTGGTTGGCGGATTGCGCATAAAAAAGAAGTTTCCTAAAGAGACCTTGGCAGTTTTTGTAAAGCCACCCAGTGTTGATGAATTAAAAATTAGGCTCAAAAAACGCAGTACAGAAAGCGATGATAAAATAAACATGCGTGTCGCAAAAGCTTCCGTTGAACTTGCTACGGCACCACAGTTTGATGAAATCATCAAGAATTATGATCTAGATATTGCATTAAAAGAAGCCCATAAATTGGTCTCTGATTTTGTGGGAGCGGAAATAACCACTTCAGACGAAGATTAG